The Polynucleobacter sp. TSB-Sco08W16 genome includes a region encoding these proteins:
- the mnmE gene encoding tRNA uridine-5-carboxymethylaminomethyl(34) synthesis GTPase MnmE, translating into MTRKLPIIAVATAPGKAGVGVVRISGQNLSSMTQALFQKELLPRQATLLSLRDAGGQLIDQLVAIYFAAPASFTGEDVLELQCHGGPQLLELVIKRCLELGKDDGLVIAEPGEFTLRAYLNNKVDLAQAEAIADLIDAQSEAAVRGAARSLQGVFSDDINALVEEITQLRILVESTLDFPEEEIEFLENAQARERLGAVKTKLQALRDGAKQGKILRDGIQLVLVGAPNVGKSSLLNRLAGEEVAIVTPIAGTTRDRVKESIQIEGVPMHIIDTAGLRQTADEVEAKGIERTWDAIRLADLVVFLTAADAQSETSELKVQIMEALPSKCPILEVLNKSDLLSKELLVNPEAILISAKKGDGIDLLKHKILETVGWNGPQEGAIVARRRHLDCIERAAEHIEKSEQFAANGNNSLELFAEELFLAQNHLGQITGKLLPDDLLGKIFSQFCIGK; encoded by the coding sequence ATGACGAGAAAGTTACCCATCATTGCTGTAGCAACCGCTCCCGGCAAGGCTGGGGTTGGTGTTGTTCGCATCAGCGGACAAAATTTATCTTCAATGACCCAGGCTCTTTTTCAAAAAGAGCTTCTTCCGCGGCAAGCAACTTTGCTAAGTTTGCGGGATGCTGGCGGGCAATTAATTGATCAGCTTGTTGCAATTTATTTTGCTGCTCCAGCATCTTTTACTGGGGAAGATGTTTTAGAGCTGCAGTGTCATGGCGGCCCGCAGTTACTTGAGTTAGTTATCAAGCGCTGTCTTGAGCTAGGCAAAGATGATGGTTTGGTAATTGCCGAGCCAGGTGAATTTACTTTACGCGCTTATCTAAACAACAAGGTAGATCTGGCCCAAGCTGAAGCTATTGCAGATTTGATTGATGCTCAAAGTGAGGCTGCTGTTCGAGGCGCGGCAAGATCTTTACAGGGCGTGTTTTCAGACGATATCAACGCCCTGGTTGAAGAAATTACGCAACTGAGAATTTTGGTGGAATCAACACTGGACTTTCCAGAAGAAGAAATTGAATTTCTAGAAAATGCGCAAGCACGCGAACGCCTGGGGGCTGTTAAAACTAAACTGCAAGCCTTAAGAGATGGTGCCAAGCAGGGGAAGATTTTGCGCGATGGCATTCAACTTGTTTTAGTTGGCGCCCCCAATGTTGGAAAGAGCTCTTTATTAAATAGGTTGGCCGGCGAAGAGGTTGCGATTGTTACCCCAATAGCGGGAACCACCCGAGATCGAGTGAAGGAAAGCATTCAGATTGAGGGTGTGCCAATGCACATCATTGATACTGCTGGCCTGAGGCAAACCGCTGACGAGGTCGAGGCAAAAGGAATTGAGCGTACTTGGGACGCAATTCGCTTGGCAGACTTGGTGGTTTTCTTGACGGCCGCCGATGCCCAGAGCGAGACAAGCGAGTTAAAGGTGCAAATTATGGAGGCTCTACCCTCTAAGTGCCCCATATTGGAGGTGCTTAACAAATCAGATCTTTTGTCCAAGGAACTCCTTGTCAATCCTGAGGCAATTCTCATTTCAGCCAAAAAAGGCGATGGAATCGATCTTTTAAAGCACAAAATCCTTGAAACGGTTGGGTGGAATGGGCCCCAGGAGGGCGCAATCGTAGCCCGCAGGCGGCATCTTGACTGTATTGAGCGTGCTGCTGAACATATTGAAAAATCTGAACAATTCGCTGCAAATGGCAACAATTCGCTTGAATTGTTCGCAGAAGAGCTCTTTTTAGCCCAAAATCACCTTGGGCAGATTACCGGAAAGCTGCTTCCAGATGATCTTTTGGGAAAAATCTTTAGCCAATTCTGTATTGGGAAGTAA